Part of the Mus caroli chromosome 1, CAROLI_EIJ_v1.1, whole genome shotgun sequence genome, CTCTGGAATGGCTGGTTCTAACTTGGGCTCTCAGCCTGTATCGCCTGGCCTCTATCCTGTGCTGTCTTGTATAGTACATCCAGCCACTTGTGGTGCTATTTTCCTGAAATGTGTCAGTCCAAACTGAGATGAGGTGCAAAATACTTACCAGGCCCTGAAGATGCGGCATGAAAAAGACTGGACATGCCTCATTAATAATTTGTTTCATATTGATTCTatgttgaaataatatttttgactTATTGGATTAGTACAAAATTAACTTCACctgcttctttttcatctttttcttttttctttttttgaaaaacgTAGCTGCtcgtaaaatttaaaattacaagtgTGTCTCTGTGACATTTGGACCTCTAGTAAATGGGTTTTGAACCAATTCCATCTGACTTCGGCGCTACTTGGACTCCTGGAAGTATTTCACTTGACAGTACTCTCTCTCCAGCCTACTTGGCACCACCTCTCCTAGCAGCATAGTTGACTTTAGTCAGGGAGTGGGTCCATCTAGCTCCCACCCAGTTAGCCCTGTTACCCCCCACAACCCCAGGCTCTCCCACTCTTTTCGGACTCCAGCCCCGGCCCCGCCCACTCATTTCCTTCCAGGCCCCGCCCTCTCGATCTGGCTCACGAGCTCGCTGACCTCTCCCCGGGCATTGGCCTCGTCCACGATCTTCACAAATTGGTCGATCTGTTCCGGGGACGGCGGGCAAAAGTCAGGGATGCGCATTCGGTGCAACGTGAGGCCGGGACAGCTGTCACTGTGAGGGGGCCCGCGCTCCGTCAGGGACACCAGGTGCCGCACTCCCTGGTCCAGCAGGAACTGGTAGTGCGCGGGCAGCCGCGGCAACGCCAGCCCGGCCAGCCGTCCCGGAAGCACCCAGGAGAAGTTGGGGGGTTGCACGCCCAtcgtggggggggggagctcatTCAGGGCGAGGCTGGCCTTTCCTACTCTGCCGGGAGATCGGGTCACCCCCCCCTCTGGGGCTGGATTCCGTCCCCGCTCAGCACTTGCCTTAGCGGGCCACGTAGTCTCTTGGACCCGCCCCCGTGACGCTCCTCCCCACCCAGGGTTGGCTGAACAGCAGGGGCGGGGCTAAGTCGGCTCCAAGGCAGGCAGAGAAGCCCTACAGCCCAACGGACGCGAGCAGGGCACTCGTTGATAGGCTGGGTAATCAACAACAAGCGTGATTATTGCAGCGGGGAGTGAAGGCACTAAGGAAGCCTGGAACCAATTAATTGCTCCTGTAGAGAAAACAGCCCAGGGCTGGGCTCTGCTGCTCCCTGGTGGTGCATTGGAGTTACTGCATCGTGGGCCAGCTGCCTAAGGGCCTGGTCTCTTCATAGTTTTTATACAAGGGCTTTAAGTAGTGATAGAAAAATCTACTTCTGCCTGGGCACGGGTGTGAGTGGGTAATCTCTTCAATGACCAAGCAGTCATGGTTGGtgtcttcttgagttcttgaagTAAGAGGGAACTACTATGTCCCAGacaatagaaaattttatttttctactgctgACACTAGttaaagggtgggggtggggtgggaaaatATGTGGCACTGGAAATGGTACTCAGGgtaatatagtaatatattaaCATTTAAGCTTTTGCTTTGTGTTAGGTACTTGTGCAAGCACTTTTTATATATGTTAATTAATTGCCATAAGATAGGTGATCACAGTAACCCCATTTTcgagatgagaaaactgaggcaccaAGGAAGCTAAGGAAGATACTATTCTCCAGAATcgctctctttaaaaaaatatttatcgtatgtatatgagtactgggtagctgtctttagacataccaaAAGatggcatcggattccattacagcttgttgtgagccaacatgtagtTGCtcagaattgaattcaggacctctggaagagcagtgctcttatctgctgagccattgctctgtCCCCTTCTCCAGAATCTTTTAACAGCACACTTTCCTACAGTCATCCAGGAAATGACAGTGTTACACAGCCAtcttcacattcttccaaacatcATTGTGTTTAAAACCCTGGGTATTTTCTTAACCGGGGGCCTAGGGAAGATGGTTACTGTGGCCAGGGGCATACTGAGCTAAGCCCACAACACCTGGGTATGAAGACATCCTACCCTCCCTTGGTTGCTGGTCATTAGGGTGAAAATCTGGGCCTTGGGAGCCATAACAAGCCAAGATTGGCCTCTTGTCTCTTCAATGGGCCAATTAAATAAACCTGCTAGTGAAAGCGGGAGGTGGTTTATTCAGTGTGCTACATTAGTGAGAGAAACAAGGAGGTCCAGTCCCTACCACCCAAGTCGATCTTTAGGGTCCCAGTAGAGGATTAGGCTTAGGTAGAAGGTAAGAGTTATATATGACTGAGTGTTCCTGGTCAAGGTGTGGTTCTCCATGCCCCCCATCACCCTAGCCTCTGCTTTAGTCTCTCATACAGGGAGACAAGTCATCAGAACATGTGAAATGTCTCTCTGGGAGACAGGTTCCCCATCTCTCAAACACCAGGCTCCCAGCCTTTCCCTTCTCCTGCGTGAGACTCTCAGGGAAATTCCAGGATCTTAGAGTTCATTGTTTCAGCAACTGGGCAGCAGCGGCAGGGCAAAATGGAAGGATTTCTCTCTTCCAAGGTGGACTGCCTGCTCTGGCTGAGTGGGAACGAACCTTGACGGCAGACAGCTGTGTCTGGAAGTAACATTTCCAGGAACTGAGCAGATCACTTCTTGggttctctgctttctctgtccaTCTTCCATGTGTCAGGGAAGAACTTTCCATGTCTCTCCTCGCCCTTCCGTGCACATCTCTTATCTCCTTCCTATCCAGCTCCAAGCCTGTCTTCTCCAGTGGGAGACAGATTCTCTTCTCTTTTGAGCCCCTAAACTGCTCTCAGTGTGTCCTCTCTCCTGTGGGTCTCTGAGGCTGAAAGGCCATCCATCATCCTCATTCCTACGCAGGCTTGCCTATGGAAAGGCCAGTTAGCTCCCAGTGAAGACTTGCTCTCCCTTGTCTGCTCATCCTTCATCTTCCAGAGAGAGAAGGGCTCAGGGTCCATATTTGAGCTGTGTCCCACTGAAGGTGTCTCCTTTAATTTTCTGTCTCAGCTGAGGGTTTTTGTAAGAACCTTTTGTAAGGCTTCCTGCAACCTCGGCAGTCCCTTACACAATATCTACAGGATCTTTCTTGTCTGTTTAGGGCTATCTGGGCCTCAGGAGGGTTTAGGCTCTGTGTACTCTGATCTTCCCACTGTGGAAGTTACTTTGTTGAGCCAGAGTTTCCTGTTTTTGTTGGAACTAAGACTGATTTgttgaatcttttatttttactggAGTCTGGACATAGTGTTCAAAGTGTTAAGTAAATCgactgaaagaaataaagagaatgcATTGGCAAGACGTACTTCGAGACACTGGGAGTCTCCAGGGTGTTTGTGGATTCTTCAGTTGCATGGGGACTGTGTTGAATATTATGTGTAACTTCTtttcaaacttcattttttaCTGTAATTTAATTCACACACTAAAATATGCAACAAATACACACCCCAGTGAATTTTtacgtgtgtatacacacacacaaccaccaatTAAAGTAGATAAGGAACATTATCCTATACCGTTTATTTGTTgaatttatgcttttatttttctgaaaggcttaaattaaaaaaaaaacagttttatacAGAGTACAGTAATTATATTTGTCCCTATGTTACCCTCTCATCTCCCTCCTGCAGCCTCCCCCCTTTCATGTCTCTTCTTTTAAGGTAGTGACTCTCTGTCTAATTACTATTTTCATAAAAGGAGCAGGTTTCTTGGTCTTTATTGGGGACAATCTCTATTGCATGCATCTGTACTGAtagtatgtgcatatatgtatatgtgggtatgtgtgtgggaCATGTTTTGGGGGAACAATAAGATTTGATAACTCCCTCAATTTTGACATACTTGGGGGGATTTAGACACAGATATAATTATTCTCAGAATATGTAATAAAGTACTAAGCCTCTCATCAAAGCCATTGCCAATATCTGACAATCAGATAATATACAGTCAAAAGCTAATTGTGCAATAAAACTAACAAGCATGAAAGAAGTCGGTGGGGGCAGGGAGCGAAGCTGGGGCTAGAACCACAAGATGTTTCTAAAGGCAgactcttccttttctatttagttttctgtttattcAGAAGCTCAACAGAATAagtcatcatgaccaagatgacttataaaatgaaacattagTTCAGTGGTTACAGAGGGTCAGAGTTCATGACTATCTtgtaggcatggcactggagtagTAGCTGAAAACTTACATCTCATTCCACAAGCATGAGAcgctctcaaacacacacacacacacacacacacacacacacacacacacagagagagagagagagagagagagagagagagactcagagagactGGGAATGACATGAGCTTTTCAATCTTCAAAGCCTTCACTCAGTGACACATCTTGtactacaaggccacacctcctaaatccttcccaaacagttctaccaactgggcaCTGAATACTCAAACATGTGAGCATCTGGGGCtattctcattgaaaccaccactAGGCTTTCGTTTCCTGACATGAAGGTAGGTGAAGGTAGACTCAGacacttccttccttcagttAGGTCTCTGTGTCCCATCAAAGCAGAGGGTCACTTGAACTACAAAacagtctttctgtgtctgaaatGTTCTGAGTTTAATATGTGTTAACAAACTTTATACCAGGGCTCAAAGATCTGGACATTGAACCTAGGAAGAAGAAGCTAGGTGGAAGGCAACCTCCAAGATGCCTCCAATGGGTGTCTCATGTTTTGGGTAGTTCTTTTCTACGATGTTAATGTCAGTTTTTGTAGCCAGTAGGCTGTTGTTGAAATGGTAGTATATAACTTTCTAGGTTTGGTCACAAAAAATTGGATTTTTCCTTATTCTTCCTTAGGAAGAAGATTTTTCATGGGAAATCTTGTGGGGAGGATGTGGGGAGATGTCTGTGAAGAGGACCAGAAGGGTCTGACTTGCAGGCAAGCTTGTGAGTTAACTATTCAGGAACTGGATCCCTCCAGCTCCAGTCAAGATTTTAGGTGGCTTGTACAACATCTTGATTATACTCTCATGGATTGcctggctcagaaccatctagcCGATCCTGTTCTGAATTCCTTACACACAGACGCCGAGTCAATGAATTCTTCTTGTTTAATCAAAAATTGAGGGGATTTGTTGTGTAGCATCAGGAAACTACTACAGATGaaagtattattttaagaaaagaagaagatgaatTGCCAATAGGTacaggaatgaaaataaaaaacaaagggggaaagGCACACCCAAAAGCAACTGTGTTATGAGTGGGTTTTGTGAGAGGTTAATGCAAAATTTTCACATCTGGTGAACTTCATTTAGAGCAATCAACTAGAGTAGTTTGggtaaatagtgtgtgtgtgtgtgtgtgtgtgtgtgtgtgtgtgtgtggtgttggagGTAAAGGTTTATATGGTATTTGGACAGCTAGGGATGAGCTATAAATTACTTTACCACTAGCCACGTGCAGGATGTGAACAATCACAATGCATTGCCCCTAACCAGACACGGTCCCTACAAACTAATGCTGACACTGTCCTGAAATCTACTGGCTGTGTGTCAGCTGGGGATGTAGTGGTCTGTGGTGGTCTGGGTGTGGCCAGATCACCTTGGACATTTTAATACAGGCCTATCCACCAGATGGCACTGATagcttttccttgtttctttctctcctatttttTTGTCTTGCTGAAAATGTATGATTTGTATACTGTTGCAGAACCTTCCCCAGCTGAAGCCTCACCCTTTGCTAGCcgatttctggtttttttttttcatttacgatgtttataattatattttctttttagattattCCAGGAGCTTTAAGTTGGGATGTCGGGGGATAGCGTCTTAGATCAAATGTTATTGTGTGAGTTGGAGGTAAGGAAGTAGATGGGAGAAGCAGGCTTTAATGTCCGTAAAGCTATTAAAAAAGGCACGTAAAGTCAGAATCAAGAGGGAACACAGATAACAGTCCCTTTTGCTACAAAAGCCATCTTGATGGGTTCTCCTATGTTTACTTTCAAGGTCCTTGGAGTTCAGGTGAAAAACAGCCCAGCTGGCATTTTGATGCCAGTCTGTTGAGATTCCCAGTGGAGGATACAGCTACAACCTGTAACTGGAAGTCTAATCAACAGACCTATGACACAATCAACATTTCTTTAGCAATTGGGTGTGTGGCACTTTGTTCTGCAACAATAGAAAACTTCCAGATACCCTTCTTACTTATTTTGCTAATTACTCATATTCTGGCTACGACAATGTTAATAGATCCTAAATTGCTATATTGTTTCTTGTCTTTTGActttattttaagcattttaattCCCAAAGCGGTACCCACACtggttcatttttatttgaaattcaacAAAGATAGCCAATCCATGAGGCTCACACAGCCAACACCCGATTCCTCTGGGGCTTCCCAAAACCCTGCTCCTCACAAGGCTTTTTCCTATCAGGTTTCTCCTTCCCATTGGTGCTTCTCCCTCCCATTAGTGCTTCTTCTTTCTGTCAATGCTTCTCCATGGTACTTGTGAGAAATTCAGACTCTCAGTCTCCACCAATGCAGCATTTATCAGTATCACCTCTCTAGAGCTGAGAAACTACTGAGCAGATCTCTGGGCAGAGGAGGCAAGCAGCCGCAGcagaggtggtggggaggggcACACACTGACACTTAGAGGAGTCTAACTGGCCTGGATGGAAGCCCAGGGCCAATTAGAAACACCTAACAGTCTGAGTTAGAACAATCTATTGGCTGTAGGTACAAGTTAGAAAGAGATCCAAGAAAAATATGCTTAAATGTACAtgtgtttttcctgtttttgttccAAGGAAGGGCTTGGTTCCTAGATTTCCTTTCTGGGGGAATTCTTGAAACATCactctctgccctcttcccttttTATCTACATTCCAGGCATGGCAGAACTACTCTGGTTGCAATCCAATTTACAAGCGCCCTGCTTCCCCACAATATGAAGCAAAGAGAGAAGGAGCCATGGGCAACTTAGCACATCACACCCTCTTTCCTGTTCCATGGCAGATCTTCTCATCCAGAACCTCCTTAGGAgtcatctgcctgtctgcctccagcCTGGCCTCCTCTAGCCTGGCTTTACAGAGTTTCCCTTTATGATGACCTCATAGAATACAGATCTTGACCTGTCCAGTACTCTGTACATTGTATTGCCTTCCAGAGACCCCCTCCCTCATATACTTGTTGATGGACATATAAGCCCTGCAGGCTGAggttcttatttttctcttcagctTTATCTCACAACATTCTATTGTAACCTTCCCATCACCCACAATTGCATGGGTCCTCagatgtggtctcccttcccccagcctggaatcTGCCTGCTCTAGGGNNNNNNNNNNNttgggttccctcccccctcctttataaactgagtgtctggaaatattaaattgagtcttgatcagagttttgtcttgactccattgtttcttccgccccgtctagttacctctctttgcagggaactgccattctcagtgaaccgttcgtgttgtggaccgcgggcgggccgcaacactcAGAGAAGCAGGGTGCTCCTTCCTGCTTTGCCCAACTGTGTCCTGCACCTGCTCCCCTTTCTTTTAGCTTGCTGCAGCACTGCATCTCTCTCAATGTTCAGTCTGGAGGCAAACCAAGTGCCCCAGGAAGGCTTCTTTACCATGCAGGACTTACATACTCTTCTAAGCTTCTATGTATCTCTATACATCTGTGgttatagcttagtggtagagcttgcctagcatgtgcaaggtacTAGGTTCAAACCCAGACCAACtgagttttattatatatttaaaccaTTTAGGACTTGAAGTAATACTCTATACACATAAGTATTGTAAAAGAATTAAGGAACATCTATAAGAAAAACAGACCAGGCAAAGAGGAGCcagtctatgtagcccaggtgtGGAGGGAAACAATGTAAGGAGTTTGAGATTTATATACCTGTTGGATGGGCTGCTCAGCAAAGGTCACAGATGAGCCTGGCCTGTAAGGCTCAAGTGAGATGCTCTCAAAATCATTGCCTGCAAAGGATCCCATTGTAAATTTCAAGGACTTCTGGGAAATTCCCACCAATTTTCTCAGCCTGCAGTACCTGATGTGGGGAGTCTCAAGAAATTGACTTGGATGCTGTGAACCTGTCATCTCTCTATTTGCTGTCCTCTGGAAAATAATAttcacctttcttttcttctgcaatGAGCATCTCTAGGGAGGGAAGAGGACATTTAGAATGTCCTCAGCATCACCTTTATGATAGAGAGGCCTTAGGAATAAATGACATTGATGGTTAAATTTCTAAGAGTCTTTCCCAAAGTACCATACTTTGATAGCCACCTTTCTCCCAGTCTCTATGTATGATGCACATATAAAAACCCCTCCGCACTGTGCTCTCTCTGCCTGCGATTCTGCATACATTTCTCCCTCTGGCTCCTTGAAGGTTTAATGAGCCTGCTTCTCCACTTTTTTAGAGCAAGGATTC contains:
- the Dusp23 gene encoding dual specificity protein phosphatase 23, coding for MGVQPPNFSWVLPGRLAGLALPRLPAHYQFLLDQGVRHLVSLTERGPPHSDSCPGLTLHRMRIPDFCPPSPEQIDQFVKIVDEANARGEAVGVHCALGFGRTGTMLACYLVKERALAAGDAIAEIRRLRPGSIETYEQEKAVFQFYQRTK